Proteins encoded together in one Streptomyces sp. NBC_01216 window:
- a CDS encoding LuxR C-terminal-related transcriptional regulator, producing MGDTGPPGGPGRTERRFPACPSRAAGRKDLAPRLGITERTVKFHVTNMRGKLGGLSRIQLHLVALLAEIVRPGPHHRPAGTPAMTVRSHGLRLRRNPGVRASCP from the coding sequence ATCGGTGACACGGGCCCGCCGGGCGGACCCGGCCGAACCGAACGTCGGTTTCCGGCCTGTCCGTCCCGGGCCGCCGGGCGAAAGGACCTCGCGCCGCGGCTCGGGATCACCGAACGCACCGTGAAGTTCCACGTGACGAACATGCGCGGGAAACTGGGCGGGCTCTCCCGCATCCAGCTCCACCTGGTGGCGCTGCTCGCCGAGATCGTCCGGCCGGGCCCCCACCACCGGCCCGCCGGGACGCCGGCCATGACCGTGCGGAGCCACGGGCTCCGGCTACGGCGCAACCCCGGGGTCCGGGCCTCCTGCCCCTAG
- a CDS encoding DNA-binding protein, producing the protein MSKRLKIKAKSEGTLVLDAQGLSLHVDGDDGMRARIEVAQQSGRRVALSALTPLEVRRTGQAAKRLQFLLSRFDVKPVNDAVIDAAAKLLDTSGIDGHECLVDALVVATAALCTPPVLLVTSDKSHIPALCKAAEELPGSPKVKIVNV; encoded by the coding sequence GTGAGCAAGCGCCTCAAGATCAAGGCAAAGAGCGAGGGCACGCTCGTTCTGGACGCCCAAGGGCTTTCACTGCACGTCGACGGCGACGACGGAATGCGGGCCCGCATCGAGGTCGCTCAGCAGAGCGGCCGACGAGTGGCGCTGTCCGCACTGACGCCCTTGGAAGTGCGGCGAACAGGACAAGCCGCCAAGCGACTCCAGTTCCTGCTGTCCCGGTTCGACGTAAAACCGGTCAACGACGCGGTGATAGACGCCGCAGCGAAGCTACTGGACACCTCAGGCATTGACGGGCACGAATGCCTCGTGGACGCACTCGTGGTGGCCACGGCCGCACTCTGCACTCCCCCGGTACTACTCGTCACTTCTGACAAGTCGCACATCCCAGCGCTGTGCAAGGCCGCCGAGGAGCTTCCCGGCTCACCGAAGGTGAAGATCGTCAACGTTTGA